The Rhodoferax sediminis genome has a segment encoding these proteins:
- the hemH gene encoding ferrochelatase, with amino-acid sequence MTFASPFAPEPAHTHGQAPRTAVLLCNLGTPEAPTPAALRVYLAEFLSDHRVVEIPKPIWWLILHGIILRTRPKKSAAKYASIWRTEGSPLKVWTAKQATLLRGWLGERGHHVTVRYAMRYGQPSIASELDALKAEGVTRVLILPAYPQYSGTTTASVFDAVYAWAQKTRTIPELRFVNHYHDDAGYINALARRIKAHWQDHGRPDQLVMSFHGVPERTLQLGDPYHCECRKTGRLLAERLGLRADQYTLTFQSRFGKAKWLQPYTEPTLVALARAGTKRVDVVCPGFTSDCLETLEEINQEARKAFLLAGGQTFHYIPCLNDQPEWIGALSNVAQQHMAGWPTEIVPDVQGLADSRAAAQALGARQ; translated from the coding sequence ATGACCTTCGCCTCCCCGTTCGCGCCCGAGCCGGCGCACACCCATGGACAAGCCCCCAGAACCGCCGTGCTGCTGTGCAACCTGGGCACTCCCGAGGCTCCCACGCCGGCGGCGCTGCGGGTTTATCTGGCCGAGTTTTTGAGCGACCACCGCGTGGTGGAAATTCCGAAACCGATCTGGTGGCTGATCCTGCACGGCATCATCCTGCGCACCCGGCCCAAAAAATCGGCGGCGAAATACGCCAGCATCTGGCGCACCGAGGGCTCGCCCCTGAAGGTCTGGACGGCCAAGCAGGCCACGCTGCTGCGCGGCTGGCTGGGCGAGCGCGGGCACCATGTCACGGTGCGCTACGCCATGCGTTATGGCCAGCCGTCGATTGCGTCCGAACTGGACGCCCTGAAGGCTGAGGGCGTGACGCGCGTGCTGATCCTGCCGGCCTACCCGCAGTACTCGGGCACCACCACGGCCAGCGTGTTCGATGCGGTGTACGCGTGGGCGCAAAAGACGCGCACCATTCCCGAGCTGCGCTTTGTGAACCATTACCACGACGACGCGGGCTACATCAACGCGCTGGCGCGGCGCATCAAGGCCCACTGGCAGGACCACGGGCGGCCCGACCAGCTGGTCATGAGTTTTCATGGCGTGCCCGAGCGCACGCTGCAGCTGGGCGACCCGTACCACTGCGAATGCCGCAAGACGGGCCGGCTGCTGGCGGAAAGACTGGGCCTGCGCGCGGACCAGTACACGCTCACCTTCCAGTCACGCTTCGGCAAGGCCAAATGGTTGCAGCCCTACACCGAACCGACGCTGGTGGCGCTGGCCCGAGCCGGCACGAAGCGCGTGGACGTGGTCTGCCCCGGCTTCACCAGCGACTGCCTGGAAACGCTGGAAGAAATCAATCAGGAGGCGCGCAAGGCCTTCCTGCTGGCCGGCGGCCAGACGTTCCACTACATCCCGTGTCTGAACGACCAGCCCGAGTGGATCGGCGCGTTGAGCAACGTGGCTCAGCAGCACATGGCAGGCTGGCCGACAGAGATAGTGCCTGACGTGCAGGGACTGGCGGATTCGCGCGCGGCGGCACAGGCGCTGGGGGCCCGGCAGTAG
- a CDS encoding HAD family hydrolase, which produces MLDIRKIKAISLDLDDTLWPVWPTIERAEKALHDWLGEHAPKTAELFASPLALREIRESMTAQRPDLKHDLSALRRESIRLALNNAGDAPALADAAFEVFFAERQRVDFYDDALAALTFLGGRFPLVALSNGNADVQRVGIGHHFRATLSAREFGVGKPDPRIFHAAARAVQVRPEDVLHIGDDATLDALGAINAGLQAVWINRAGHAWPHDGEPPLTLASLSPLCALVCAQVKPGP; this is translated from the coding sequence ATGCTGGACATCCGGAAAATCAAGGCCATCTCGCTCGACCTGGACGACACCCTGTGGCCGGTCTGGCCCACCATCGAGCGGGCCGAAAAAGCGCTGCACGACTGGCTGGGTGAGCACGCGCCGAAGACGGCCGAGCTGTTTGCGAGTCCGCTGGCGCTGCGCGAGATCCGCGAAAGCATGACGGCGCAGCGCCCCGATCTGAAGCATGACCTGAGCGCCTTGCGGCGCGAATCCATCCGGCTCGCCCTGAACAATGCGGGCGATGCTCCGGCGCTGGCCGACGCTGCGTTCGAGGTGTTTTTCGCCGAACGCCAGCGGGTCGATTTCTACGATGACGCGCTCGCGGCGCTGACGTTTCTTGGCGGCCGCTTTCCGCTGGTAGCGCTGTCCAATGGCAACGCCGACGTGCAGCGGGTAGGCATTGGCCACCACTTTCGCGCGACCCTCAGCGCACGCGAGTTTGGCGTGGGCAAGCCCGACCCCCGCATCTTCCACGCGGCCGCCCGCGCTGTTCAGGTGCGGCCTGAAGACGTGCTGCACATAGGCGACGACGCGACGCTCGATGCGCTGGGCGCGATCAACGCGGGCCTGCAGGCAGTCTGGATCAACCGGGCAGGCCACGCATGGCCGCACGACGGAGAGCCGCCGTTGACACTGGCCAGCTTGAGCCCGCTGTGTGCGCTGGTCTGCGCGCAGGTCAAGCCAGGACCTTAG
- the hpnD gene encoding presqualene diphosphate synthase HpnD has translation MTPEQYVQQKAAASGSSFYYAFLFLPKPRRGAITAFYAFCREVDDVVDDMVDPGVARTKLAWWQSEVAQSFAGQPTHPVMQALMPVVADYQIEQRHLQAIIEGCQMDLEQTRYLDFAGLQSYCHLVAGIVGEVSARIFGQTQAQTTAYAHKLGLAFQLTNIIRDVGEDAMRGRIYLPVSELQQFDVKAHEILKRPKPLAGNGTDEFTARFAALMRFQTQRAHALYDEAFALLPAADRRAQKPGLMMASIYQTLLREIERDNFPVLHQRISLTPVRKLWLAWKVQALGHV, from the coding sequence ATGACTCCTGAGCAGTACGTCCAGCAAAAAGCCGCCGCGTCCGGCAGCAGCTTCTATTACGCCTTTCTTTTCCTGCCCAAGCCGCGCCGCGGCGCCATCACGGCGTTTTATGCGTTCTGCCGCGAGGTCGACGATGTGGTCGACGACATGGTGGACCCCGGCGTGGCTCGCACCAAGCTGGCCTGGTGGCAATCCGAGGTCGCCCAGTCGTTCGCGGGGCAGCCGACGCACCCGGTCATGCAGGCCCTGATGCCGGTCGTGGCCGACTACCAGATTGAACAGCGCCATCTGCAAGCCATCATCGAGGGCTGCCAGATGGACCTGGAGCAAACGCGCTACCTCGACTTCGCTGGCCTGCAAAGCTATTGCCATCTGGTCGCGGGCATCGTGGGCGAGGTGTCGGCACGCATCTTTGGCCAGACACAGGCGCAAACCACCGCCTACGCGCACAAGCTGGGGCTGGCGTTCCAGCTCACGAACATCATTCGCGACGTCGGTGAGGACGCGATGCGCGGACGCATCTACCTGCCGGTGAGCGAATTGCAGCAGTTCGATGTGAAGGCGCACGAAATCCTCAAGCGCCCCAAACCGCTGGCGGGCAACGGCACGGACGAGTTCACGGCGCGCTTCGCAGCACTCATGCGGTTCCAGACGCAACGCGCGCACGCGCTGTACGACGAAGCCTTTGCCCTGCTGCCGGCCGCCGACCGCCGCGCCCAGAAGCCGGGCCTGATGATGGCCAGCATCTACCAGACGCTGCTGCGCGAAATCGAGCGCGACAATTTTCCGGTGCTGCACCAGCGCATCAGCCTCACGCCGGTGCGCAAGCTCTGGCTGGCGTGGAAGGTGCAGGCGCTGGGACACGTCTAA
- the hpnC gene encoding squalene synthase HpnC, whose protein sequence is MNHPAAASSPPLTHYENFPVASWLCPPRLRPAIAAIYWFARTADDMADEGDAPAQQRLDDLAQYRADLAAVAGGEAPSPRWPRVFGPLGAAIQNFKLPVPLLADLLSAFEQDVAKTRDRAGYVDRDELFDYCRRSANPVGRLLLHLYGVHDANALARSDCICTALQLINFWQDLGLDIARDRFYLPARDCDAHGVTHEDLLALRHTQNATDLIATHVEMARATMLKGSALVHQVPGRAGWELRLVVQGGLRILDKIEAMGFATLSVRPKLTAWDVPVMLWRSLWM, encoded by the coding sequence GTGAATCACCCCGCCGCTGCCTCCTCCCCGCCCCTGACGCACTACGAAAACTTCCCCGTCGCCTCGTGGCTGTGCCCGCCCCGTCTGCGCCCCGCCATCGCGGCGATCTACTGGTTCGCCCGCACGGCCGACGACATGGCCGACGAAGGCGATGCGCCGGCGCAGCAGCGGCTGGACGACCTGGCGCAGTACCGGGCAGACCTGGCCGCCGTCGCCGGTGGCGAGGCGCCCTCCCCGCGCTGGCCCCGGGTCTTCGGGCCGCTGGGCGCGGCCATCCAGAACTTCAAGCTGCCCGTGCCCCTGCTCGCCGACCTGCTGAGCGCCTTCGAGCAGGACGTGGCCAAGACCCGCGACCGGGCCGGCTACGTCGACCGCGACGAGCTGTTCGACTACTGCCGCCGCTCGGCCAATCCCGTGGGGCGGCTGCTGCTGCATCTATACGGCGTGCACGACGCAAACGCGCTGGCGCGCAGTGACTGCATTTGCACGGCGCTGCAGCTCATCAACTTCTGGCAGGACCTGGGGCTGGACATCGCGCGCGACCGCTTCTACCTGCCGGCGCGCGACTGCGACGCGCACGGCGTCACGCACGAGGATCTGCTGGCCCTGCGTCACACCCAGAATGCTACAGACCTGATAGCTACTCATGTAGAAATGGCAAGGGCTACCATGCTAAAAGGCTCTGCATTGGTGCACCAGGTGCCGGGCCGCGCGGGGTGGGAGCTGCGCCTGGTGGTGCAAGGCGGCCTGCGCATCCTGGACAAGATCGAGGCGATGGGCTTCGCCACCCTGAGCGTGCGCCCCAAGCTCACCGCGTGGGACGTGCCCGTGATGCTGTGGCGCAGTCTGTGGATGTAA
- the clpP gene encoding ATP-dependent Clp endopeptidase proteolytic subunit ClpP: MIVRSNTSYGAPSSASEIQGLGMVPMVIEQSGRGERSYDIYSRLLKERVIFLVGPVNDQTANLVVAQLLFLESENPDKDISFYINSPGGSVTAGMAIYDTMQFIKPDVSTLCTGMAASMGAFLLAAGAKGKRYTLPNSRVMIHQPSGGAQGQATDIEIHARDILKTRDQLNRILAERTGQTIEKIERDTERDYFMFADEAKEYGVVDQVIAKRP, from the coding sequence ATGATCGTTCGAAGCAATACCTCCTATGGCGCCCCAAGCAGCGCCTCAGAAATCCAGGGCCTTGGCATGGTCCCGATGGTGATCGAGCAGTCCGGCCGCGGCGAGCGATCGTATGACATCTATTCGCGCCTGCTCAAGGAGCGCGTGATTTTTCTGGTCGGGCCCGTGAATGACCAGACCGCCAACCTGGTGGTGGCGCAGCTGCTGTTCCTGGAAAGCGAAAATCCCGACAAGGACATTTCGTTCTACATCAATTCCCCGGGCGGTTCGGTCACGGCCGGCATGGCCATCTACGACACCATGCAGTTCATCAAGCCCGATGTGTCCACGCTGTGCACCGGCATGGCCGCCAGCATGGGCGCGTTCCTGCTCGCGGCCGGCGCCAAAGGCAAGCGCTACACGCTGCCGAACTCGCGCGTCATGATCCACCAGCCCTCGGGCGGTGCGCAGGGCCAGGCGACCGACATCGAGATTCATGCCCGTGATATTTTGAAGACGCGCGACCAGCTCAACCGCATCCTGGCCGAGCGCACCGGGCAAACGATCGAGAAAATCGAACGCGATACCGAGCGCGACTACTTCATGTTCGCCGACGAAGCCAAAGAAT
- the hpnE gene encoding hydroxysqualene dehydroxylase HpnE — MKVAIIGGGWAGMAAAVTATRGGHHAIVFEASRVLGGRARGLNGTLPDGTPVTLDNGQHILIGAYSETLRLMQLVGVDPDVALARLPLALRFPDGSGLALRHGPAPWDALAGIVSTRGWGWRDKLALLRSAIGWRLGGFRCAPGASVAQLCAALTPRLQREFIEPLCVAALNTPAEQASGQVFLRVIRDSLFAGRGGSNLLLPRVDLAALFPDAAARWLQARGGEVRMGQRVQTLRCNLAPAEPSALARWHVNEEAFDRVILATSASDAAAVLAASSVVAPETIAAQFRRWAGVARALRFEAITTVYALATTSASSSAGLLHCPMLALRSSLDPARAAPAQFVFDRGQLGGPANLLAFVVSTSNGNRDDLQAQVVAQARSQLGLRVAPIRTIVEKRATFACTPGLRRPPPQIAPGLLACGDYIEGPYPATLEGATRSGVAAAQFL; from the coding sequence ATGAAAGTCGCCATCATCGGCGGCGGCTGGGCCGGCATGGCAGCGGCGGTGACGGCCACGCGCGGCGGCCACCACGCTATCGTTTTCGAAGCATCACGTGTACTGGGGGGGCGAGCCAGAGGCCTGAACGGCACGTTGCCGGATGGAACTCCCGTGACGCTCGACAACGGCCAGCACATCCTGATCGGCGCCTACAGCGAGACCCTGCGCCTGATGCAACTGGTCGGCGTGGACCCCGACGTGGCGCTCGCGCGGCTGCCACTGGCTTTGCGCTTTCCCGACGGCAGTGGCCTGGCGCTGCGCCACGGGCCGGCGCCGTGGGATGCGCTGGCCGGCATAGTGTCGACGCGCGGCTGGGGCTGGCGCGACAAGCTGGCGCTGCTGCGCAGCGCCATCGGCTGGCGGCTTGGCGGCTTCCGGTGCGCGCCGGGCGCCAGCGTGGCCCAGTTGTGCGCGGCGCTGACCCCGCGGCTGCAGCGCGAATTCATCGAGCCGCTGTGCGTGGCGGCCCTCAATACACCGGCAGAGCAAGCCAGCGGCCAGGTATTTTTGCGCGTGATCCGGGACAGCCTGTTCGCGGGCCGCGGCGGCTCCAACCTGCTGCTGCCCCGGGTGGATCTGGCAGCGCTGTTTCCCGATGCGGCGGCGCGCTGGCTACAGGCGCGAGGCGGCGAGGTCCGCATGGGCCAGCGCGTGCAGACGCTGCGCTGCAACCTGGCCCCAGCCGAGCCGTCGGCCCTCGCCCGGTGGCACGTCAATGAAGAAGCGTTCGACCGCGTGATTCTCGCGACTTCGGCATCCGATGCGGCTGCAGTCCTTGCTGCGTCTTCGGTAGTAGCTCCTGAAACCATAGCAGCTCAGTTCCGGCGCTGGGCTGGCGTCGCGCGCGCCCTGCGCTTTGAAGCGATCACCACCGTGTATGCGCTGGCGACCACCAGCGCAAGTTCATCGGCCGGCTTGCTGCACTGCCCCATGCTGGCGCTGCGCAGCAGCCTGGATCCGGCGCGCGCCGCCCCTGCGCAGTTCGTGTTCGACCGCGGCCAGCTCGGCGGCCCCGCGAACCTGCTGGCCTTTGTGGTCAGCACCAGCAACGGCAACCGCGACGACCTGCAGGCCCAGGTGGTGGCGCAGGCCCGCAGCCAGCTCGGCCTGCGGGTAGCGCCGATCCGGACCATCGTTGAAAAGCGCGCGACCTTCGCCTGCACGCCGGGCCTGCGGCGCCCGCCCCCGCAGATCGCGCCGGGCTTGCTGGCCTGCGGCGACTACATCGAAGGCCCCTACCCCGCGACGCTGGAGGGCGCCACGCGCAGCGGCGTAGCAGCGGCGCAATTTCTGTAA
- the tig gene encoding trigger factor — MSVTVETLEKLERKITLTLPVGVIQSEVDARLKRMARTVKMDGFRPGKVPMTVVAQRYGYSVHYEVMNDKVGEAFANAANEAKLRVAGQPRISEKEGAPEGELTFDAIFEVFPDVKIADLTTAEIDKLTAEVNDAAIDKTLDILRKQRRTFAQRAQDAAAQDGDRVTVDFEGKIDGETFQGGKAEDFQFLVGDGQMLKEFEDAVRGMKAGESKTFPLAFPADYQGKEVAGKAADFMVTVKKIEAAHLPEVNDALAKSLGIADATVEGLRADIRKNLEREVKFRLQARNKQAVMDALIAKAELDLPNSSVQAEVDRMVEGARADLKQRGIKDADKAPIPDDVFRPQAERRVRLGLVVAELVRGNELHAKPEQIKAHIEELAASYEKPADVVRWYYSDNRRLAEVEAIVIENNVTEFVLAKAKVNEKTVSFDELMGQN; from the coding sequence ATGTCCGTTACCGTTGAAACCCTTGAAAAGCTGGAACGCAAAATCACGCTCACGCTGCCCGTTGGCGTGATCCAGTCCGAAGTCGATGCGCGCCTCAAGCGCATGGCCCGTACCGTGAAGATGGACGGCTTTCGTCCCGGCAAGGTGCCGATGACCGTGGTGGCACAGCGCTATGGTTACTCGGTGCATTACGAGGTGATGAACGACAAGGTCGGCGAGGCCTTTGCCAATGCCGCCAACGAAGCCAAGCTGCGCGTGGCCGGTCAGCCCCGCATCAGCGAAAAAGAAGGCGCACCCGAAGGCGAGCTGACGTTTGACGCCATCTTCGAAGTCTTTCCCGATGTCAAGATCGCCGACCTGACCACGGCCGAGATCGACAAGCTCACCGCCGAGGTCAATGACGCTGCCATCGACAAGACGCTGGACATCCTGCGCAAGCAGCGCCGTACCTTTGCGCAGCGCGCACAGGATGCGGCGGCGCAGGACGGCGACCGCGTCACGGTCGATTTCGAAGGCAAGATCGACGGTGAAACCTTCCAGGGCGGCAAGGCCGAGGACTTCCAGTTCCTGGTCGGTGACGGCCAGATGCTCAAGGAATTCGAGGATGCCGTGCGCGGCATGAAGGCCGGGGAGAGCAAGACCTTCCCGCTGGCGTTCCCGGCGGATTACCAGGGCAAGGAAGTGGCCGGCAAGGCAGCGGACTTCATGGTCACGGTCAAGAAAATCGAAGCGGCCCATCTGCCCGAAGTGAACGATGCGCTGGCCAAGTCGCTCGGCATTGCCGACGCCACGGTCGAGGGCCTGCGCGCCGACATCCGGAAAAACCTGGAGCGCGAAGTCAAGTTCCGCCTGCAGGCGCGCAACAAGCAGGCCGTGATGGACGCGCTGATCGCCAAGGCCGAACTCGATCTGCCCAATTCCAGCGTGCAGGCCGAGGTGGACCGCATGGTGGAAGGCGCGCGCGCCGACCTCAAGCAGCGCGGCATCAAGGATGCCGACAAGGCGCCGATCCCCGACGACGTGTTTCGCCCGCAAGCCGAGCGCCGCGTGCGCCTGGGGCTGGTGGTGGCCGAACTGGTGCGCGGCAACGAGCTGCATGCCAAGCCCGAGCAGATCAAGGCGCATATCGAGGAGCTGGCCGCCAGCTACGAAAAGCCGGCCGATGTGGTGCGCTGGTACTACAGCGACAACCGCCGGCTGGCCGAAGTCGAGGCCATCGTGATTGAAAACAACGTGACCGAGTTTGTGCTGGCCAAAGCCAAAGTCAACGAAAAGACGGTTTCGTTTGACGAGCTGATGGGGCAAAACTGA